A stretch of the Mycolicibacterium celeriflavum genome encodes the following:
- a CDS encoding iron-containing redox enzyme family protein, which yields MTKPSTLIEPALPKAAGPLSAAIIDLLQRGRPALHARPIDVPMCEADPYGLDLQLALYICYELHYRGFAGVSPRWEWNPALLHLRGRFEESFLSAVRQDVGEITESETAEAEMDKLSIEPVDGEGPSYHLRDKGTWDQMLEYFVHRSVYHLKEGDPHAWTIPRLAGHAKAAFVAVEFDEFGGGRGEHVHQHLYAELMDAAGLDSSYLGYLDHVPADALASVNLMSLFGLHRELRGASIGHFASTEITSSPGSRRLVEALRRMGAPDACVAFYQEHVVADAVHEQVVRTDVVGDLVAREPHLDRDVVFGIRARDVVEERLAKHLMDSWTENRSSLRRPLS from the coding sequence GTGACGAAACCGTCGACGCTAATCGAGCCTGCCCTGCCGAAGGCCGCGGGGCCGCTGTCCGCCGCGATCATCGACCTCCTCCAGCGGGGCCGGCCGGCACTGCACGCGCGTCCGATCGATGTTCCGATGTGCGAGGCGGACCCCTACGGGCTGGACCTGCAGCTTGCCCTCTACATCTGCTACGAGCTGCACTACCGCGGTTTCGCCGGTGTCAGCCCGCGGTGGGAGTGGAACCCCGCGCTGCTGCATCTGCGCGGCAGGTTCGAGGAGTCGTTCCTCAGCGCGGTGCGCCAGGATGTCGGCGAGATCACCGAAAGCGAGACCGCGGAAGCCGAGATGGACAAGCTGTCGATCGAACCGGTCGACGGCGAGGGTCCGTCGTATCACCTGCGCGACAAGGGCACCTGGGACCAGATGCTCGAGTACTTCGTGCACCGCTCGGTGTACCACCTCAAAGAAGGCGACCCGCACGCCTGGACCATCCCCCGTCTCGCCGGGCACGCGAAGGCCGCCTTCGTCGCGGTCGAGTTCGACGAGTTCGGCGGTGGCCGAGGCGAACACGTGCACCAGCATCTGTACGCCGAGCTGATGGATGCGGCCGGCCTGGACTCGTCGTACCTGGGCTACCTCGACCACGTGCCCGCCGACGCGTTGGCGTCGGTGAACCTGATGTCGCTGTTCGGCTTGCACCGGGAGTTGCGCGGCGCATCGATCGGACACTTCGCATCGACGGAGATCACCTCGTCGCCCGGATCACGACGACTGGTGGAGGCGTTGCGCCGCATGGGCGCTCCCGACGCCTGCGTGGCGTTCTACCAGGAGCATGTGGTGGCCGACGCCGTCCACGAGCAGGTGGTGCGCACCGATGTCGTCGGCGATCTCGTCGCCAGGGAACCGCATCTGGACCGCGACGTCGTGTTCGGCATCCGGGCGCGCGATGTGGTCGAGGAGCGGCTGGCCAAGCATCTGATGGACAGCTGGACCGAGAACCGCTCGTCGCTACGCCGACCGTTGAGTTGA
- a CDS encoding HemK2/MTQ2 family protein methyltransferase, whose amino-acid sequence MTTAYTDVRDPLVADEGVYAPQEDSRLLIEVMDGAALARGRHVVDLCTGSGVVAIGAAEQGAASVTALDICPRAVRCARTNALGAGVSVDVHLGSWARAVEFGPFDLVVCNPPYVPHDPAAACDPLPAYVGPARAWDAGYDGRLVLDPLCVAVPEILDHGGSLLLVQSEFADPRRTLGALASVGLDAEIVARQWIPFGPVLTSRAEWLETTGRLEPGRREEELLVIRADKP is encoded by the coding sequence GTGACAACCGCATACACCGATGTCCGCGACCCCCTGGTTGCGGATGAGGGCGTCTACGCCCCGCAGGAAGATTCGCGACTGCTCATCGAGGTTATGGACGGCGCGGCGCTGGCACGGGGCCGGCACGTCGTCGATCTGTGCACGGGAAGCGGCGTCGTCGCCATCGGTGCCGCCGAGCAGGGTGCGGCATCGGTGACCGCACTCGACATCTGTCCGCGTGCGGTGCGATGTGCGCGGACGAATGCACTGGGTGCCGGTGTCAGCGTCGACGTGCATCTCGGATCATGGGCGCGGGCAGTTGAGTTCGGCCCCTTCGATCTGGTCGTCTGCAATCCGCCGTACGTGCCGCACGACCCGGCCGCCGCGTGCGATCCGCTCCCGGCCTACGTGGGTCCGGCGCGCGCCTGGGACGCCGGGTACGACGGCCGACTGGTGCTCGATCCGCTGTGCGTGGCGGTGCCGGAGATCCTCGACCACGGCGGCAGCCTGTTGTTGGTGCAGTCGGAATTCGCCGATCCGCGTCGGACGCTCGGTGCACTCGCCAGCGTCGGGCTCGACGCTGAGATCGTTGCGCGGCAATGGATTCCGTTCGGTCCGGTGCTGACCTCGCGGGCCGAATGGCTCGAGACAACAGGCCGCCTGGAACCCGGCCGTCGCGAAGAGGAACTGCTGGTCATCCGGGCGGACAAGCCGTGA
- a CDS encoding phosphodiesterase, with protein sequence MRASDIASLPIRFGAALRHRRLFHPSGVMAEGILERIAPEGEGLPMNSCDVIARVSKGVGLPGATPDVAGLAWRIPPPPDLRSCSPWDVLLASTLAGTRIGLAPAASWSGATFSSLMPLRYHDGLWWVRARLVTRIDAPGLSLDAVEKQITSTGITFTVEQASGTGAFRPLARLTLRHVDPSCDDIAFDPALHSNPEVELVPRWLGDFRRSAYKRSRQGRDAE encoded by the coding sequence GTGCGAGCCTCCGATATCGCCTCGTTGCCCATCCGCTTCGGCGCCGCGCTGCGCCACCGCCGGCTGTTCCATCCGTCCGGGGTGATGGCCGAGGGGATTCTCGAACGCATCGCCCCGGAGGGCGAGGGGCTGCCGATGAACTCCTGTGACGTCATCGCGCGGGTGTCCAAAGGGGTGGGCCTGCCCGGCGCGACCCCCGACGTCGCCGGGCTGGCATGGCGAATACCGCCACCGCCCGACCTGCGCTCCTGCAGCCCGTGGGACGTGCTGTTGGCGTCGACGCTCGCCGGCACTCGCATCGGGCTCGCGCCGGCGGCATCGTGGTCCGGCGCGACCTTCTCCAGCCTGATGCCGCTTCGCTATCACGACGGCCTGTGGTGGGTGCGGGCCCGACTGGTGACCCGCATCGACGCACCGGGGCTGTCGTTGGATGCGGTCGAGAAGCAGATCACCTCAACCGGAATCACGTTCACCGTCGAGCAGGCGTCGGGCACCGGAGCCTTTCGCCCGTTGGCCCGGCTCACGCTTCGCCACGTCGACCCTAGCTGTGACGACATCGCATTCGACCCGGCCCTGCACAGCAACCCCGAGGTGGAACTCGTGCCGCGTTGGCTCGGCGACTTCCGGCGGTCGGCCTACAAGCGCAGCAGGCAGGGCCGCGACGCCGAATGA
- a CDS encoding CDGSH iron-sulfur domain-containing protein: MSDTEARVVRVVPNGPLMVQGPVRIEMADGQVVESDRFMVAVCTCRRSKDYPLCDTSHRCRPGRTPATSTQRSA, encoded by the coding sequence GTGAGCGACACCGAAGCCCGGGTCGTGCGGGTGGTGCCGAACGGCCCGCTGATGGTGCAGGGACCGGTTCGCATCGAGATGGCCGACGGGCAGGTGGTGGAATCGGACCGCTTCATGGTGGCCGTCTGTACCTGCCGGCGCAGCAAGGATTATCCGTTGTGCGACACCAGTCATCGGTGTCGGCCCGGCCGCACGCCGGCCACGTCAACTCAACGGTCGGCGTAG